The sequence TCCAAGTGTCAATTAAATTTCTTCTGGATTAAGGGCTTTCACGTGTTTCGCGCCACTGTCATTGGATTGACTTGATCTGATAGACAGACTTATGCTTCACATTTTTTTGGAATAGGGTAtaacatttacaatcctccagtgCTTTGAAATCACTCCCATACCTCAGGAAAATCAGAAGATTGTGGTTAAAGTCTCCATAATTTCCATTATATTTCCCAAAGTGAATTAAGATGCATCCCACAAGTTACAATGACCATTCTACTTTGATAATTGTCAACCATTCAAGCATCTGTTCTGTTAGGCTATTATCGTGACTATTTCTTCCTTCACTGCCATGTTATTAGCAGCCTcaattccagtttttaaaaaaactcatttcATATTTCAGCTGTGCCCTTTACCTCTACAAGAGCATCTTTTTGGCCTCTAATTAATTCATCCCCACTTTACTTGGACTATCTAACCTCGATGGCAACCAGAGACTGGCAATTAGTGCAGACCAGCCACTGATGTCTACATCTcacaagtattttttttaaaaagtacatatATAACATTATAGGATGGgtggttaagaaaacatatgggatacttgcctttagtGCTGAGGCAAGGAATACATGATCTGGGATGTCATGATGGCGCTtataggatgttggttaggccatagctggagtactgtgtgcagttctgcttgcCACACTATATAaagaatgtgattgcattggataGAGTGCAGAGGAGACTGAATTGTATCAAATTATGAGGGAAAAGATATAGATGAGCAATTTAAACTCGGTAGAATGCAGACTAGGGGCCTATTGCTAGAATTAGTGGATTAGAATAGATAAGAGCTTGATAACTGTCATGGATGTGGTGTCGCCTTAAGACCTCTTTAtgtgctgtaatgctctatgAACCTTTTGCTTTATATTTATATTGTGCCAATAATGTCATAAAACATTCCGAGACGCTGCACAAGAGCATTATAACGAGACACCAAGCCACATTAGGAGATATAAAGTCAAATGATTAAAACTTCAATCAAAAGTTAGAAAAGTGtaaaagtaaaattaaaaaaGGGAGTACTATAATGCAAGATAAAAGAAATGGAGGGTGTGAATATGGAATTTCAGAGCATTGAGCTCACTAATTAAAGGCATAGCCACCACTGACAAAGCAATTAAAATTGCGATGCACAAGTCTCCTGAAAGATTGTAGAAATATCTAAGGGTTGTTTATCTGGAGGAGATTTCGGATGAAGGGAGAGGTTTGGCCATGAAGGGCTCTGGAAACAAGCTTGAGCTTTTTAAGATTGAATTATTGCTTAACTGTGAGTTAATGTAGGTTAATGAGCACAAAGGTAGTAGGTGAAAGGGACTCAGTGTGACATAAGACATTGTCAGCAGAGTTTTAAATCCCTTCAGATTTACAGAGAGTAAAGTATGGGAGACTTGGCAGGAATGCCATGGGAAGAGTCATATCCAGAGATTCCAAGGGCATAAATGAGAGATTCAGCAGGAAATGAGCTAAGATAGGGGGCAAAGGCAAATGATTTATGGAGGGGGAAACAGGTGGTCTTAGTAATGGCATAAATGTGTCTTCAGAAGTCATCTCCAGGTTAAATGTAATACTGCGATTATGAACAGACTGATTTAGCCTCAAACTGATGCCAGCGAGAGGAATAAAGTTGGTGGTTAAGAAAATTTGGAGCATGGGCTGAAATCAACAGCTTCAATCTTCCCAATATTTAAGTGGGAAAATTACTGCTTGTTGCATAAGTAATCTGATTAATTACCAAGAGTGGAGGCATCTAAAGTAGAGGCATTGATGTAGTCGAGTGTTGTCAATATATACATAAAAATTACACTGATTTTGAATGATGCCACTGAGGGCAACATTAAATGAAGAACAGGAGGGGCCAAGGAGTAGCCAGTCGGAGGAAATGCCATTGCAGGTGATTCTATGGCTATAGATGGATAATTAATGAAATCAGATGAGAGTAGTCCCACCGAGCAGGACAACTGTGGAGAGGAATTGGAAGAGGATAGTCTGGCTGACTGTTGTAATCTGATAAGATGACATTTGTGACTTTGAATAGAAGTATTTCAGTACTGCACAAGGGTGGAAACCCAAATTGAAGGGATTTGATATGGAGTTTATAGAAAGATGGCCATGGATTTGTGATGTGACGTTATGTTCAAAGGCTTTAGAGAAGAAAAGGAAGTTGGCAATGGGTTGGTAGTTTGCACAGACAGTTGGATAAAGGTTTTTTTATAGAAAGGGTAATTACAGCAAATATAAAGAAGAGAGAACCATTGACAGTATGAGTAAATACAGGGACAAGAAGGAGACATTGAGACAGCAGCTGTTTAATGGAATTACGGTTGAGGGAGTATAAGAGGAGACAGAAAAGTTCATAGCTAGACATATAACTAACATTTGTACTGTATAAATTCAAAAACATAACACCACAGTAGATAGAcgctaaatggaaaaaaaaagttaacctAAACCAAAACAGCATGGAAGGGAGAAACAAATCTCTTCAGAACTATGAGTGGCAAATTTAATAATTACAATTTTGTTCCTTAAAACTGTGTATTTCTTGATGATACTTATTCTGATGCAGCCTATAAAATATCAAAGTCAAACCTTGCCCAGTATTCTTCACATGCACTCTGTGGCCCTTCCACACAAATCACACCAGGTTTGCCAGGCATACTGAAGCCAGTAAGTGAAAGTTCTTTTGCCCACTCAAGAatattctttctcttttctttgttatagATGTGATGACTGTAGATCCAGAGTCGGGTACAAGTTATATTTTTGGTTCTGGCAGGTTGTCTGTTTTCAGTTGCAATAGTTTGCTTCCTCATGTATTTGGCTGCATGGTCTTTGATCCATTCAATTGCATTCAGCATGCAAATCTCACCACAACAATTTTGTCTTAGATACTCATGAAGGTCTATATTTAATTGTGCTTGCTGTGTTCTGTGTAAAGCAGCTGATCTGGAAACAAAATATCAGTTACTTTAAGAAAGAACATAAGTCTTCAGAACAGAGTTCAACAAATATTTTGAATTGATTTGTCTGTGCAGAAGTACTGAAAACTAAATAACTCCAGTTTAAATACATTTTTACGTAATTGTAGAAATTGCTGAAATACTTAGCAGACTTAACAGCATTTGGTAAGACAGATGGTAgataaaatattttaattatgGATATTTTTACCACAATTTATAATGGAATTTCTACCCAAAATATTATCTCTGTTAACCTGTTTCAAGTTGCTGATGGATCTGTTAAATCTTCTTAGCATTTCCAGTTTTGATTTCAATGTGTGCTTTCTAAAACTGTCCAGTTTTACTGATTTCTACGATGATAAACCACACTTTGTTATCAGCAATCACTCGCTAACAAGTATGATTATTTATTAGGAATTACTAAACCACTTATATTACACAGTGGAAAACTGCAACTCCAAGCTTTCTATAACAATCACATAGGCAGACCTGACAGAACCTTGGAGTGATGACTTTCAGCAAATTGCTATTAATAGAACCTCAAACGTCCATAGGAAGGTTTCACTGCTGGCCTATTTGGATTATTTATGCTACACACTTATCTTGAAGACAGCTCAAACACTGAGGTCAACCCTTTAAAGGAAAAGAGGAATATGAACATCAATGTTTCGCTGCTCTGACATTGACAGTATCCAATGATACTGTCTCATTACTTGAGCTGAGCACAAAAGTTAATTGATGTCACTCACCAAGCAAATTCAGGATGCTATGATCCTGGATTTTTTTCAATATTGCTATCAGTCTGAATATTTAAAGTACCAGGCCAATTGCAATTCTCCTTTAGAGGGGCAAAAATATGGAGAGCAAGCCACACAGCTTCTAGCTGCCACTGAGCCATAATAGCAGCTTCCATTGTGTGCAGGAAACCAAGGTATGGGAAACTGCAAGAGAAGAAACTATTTGTCTGACGAAAACTGACAAGTTCATCACAAAAAGGAGTTTCTTGTAATGTGAATTATGGCAAACACAAGCAGTTCACACCTGAAGCTGAATCTTTAAACAATTTCTAGTTAACCAACACAATTTGAATatatgttttgcttaaagtgTTTCTTTTCTACCATCTAATTTGAATGATGTTTTGACTTTTCCTTAAAATAAACTGTTAACAAATCCATTCATGCCTGTACTATACCTTATTGAAATTTCTGGAATCACTGCTGGATAATTTGGAGGAAAGGAACAAGATAATGCACAAACAACCTATAACAAAAAAGTAATGAAAAATTAAAGAATTAAAGGAAATTATTTGTCATGTACAAGTATTCAAAACAGTCAAATGGATGCACATTACATAAATCATTCTAATATAGACAATACCAACATTAGGAGTGTCCAGCTGGAGTTGTACTGTGTATTGCAGTCTTGAGGTTGGTGGGATCAGAATCTTTCCCTGCACATATTCTTTGAGATCTATTAAAGCCAACTGATCATCCACTAAAAGTTCATTTGGAAACATGCTGAGCAGTAGTTCCAGTTCAGACAGCTGGGCTTCAACATTAGCAGAACTGGTCATTTTTCAAAGTATGACTCTGAAAAGTATGATAACCGAACtagaaaacattaaaaaaaggaaGTTAACATTCTGCATGTCAGTTATcagttagatttagattagattacttacagagtggaaacaggccctttggcccaacaagttcacaccgacccaccaaagtgcaacccacccagacccactcccctatatttatcccttcacctaacactaggggcaatttagcatggctaattcacctaacctgcacatttttggactgtgggaggaaaccggagcacccggaggaaacccacgcagacacggggagaacgtgcaaactccacacagtcagtcgcctgagccgggaattgaacccgggtctctggcgctgtgaggcagtagtgctaaccaccgttATTGTAcagtttaatttttttaacaTTTCAAGGGAAAATTCTCCGAAGCTTTCCTATATAATAGGCATAGAGATGTCCACGTATGGAGTTTCCTTACTCCTGATGTAACTGCATGTAAGAAATGATGTGGCATTATAGAAAAAAGATACTGTATTTCCAGAGAGAGTTACCAGCCATTGCA is a genomic window of Hemiscyllium ocellatum isolate sHemOce1 chromosome 12, sHemOce1.pat.X.cur, whole genome shotgun sequence containing:
- the rwdd2b gene encoding RWD domain-containing protein 2B gives rise to the protein MTSSANVEAQLSELELLLSMFPNELLVDDQLALIDLKEYVQGKILIPPTSRLQYTVQLQLDTPNVVCALSCSFPPNYPAVIPEISIRSAALHRTQQAQLNIDLHEYLRQNCCGEICMLNAIEWIKDHAAKYMRKQTIATENRQPARTKNITCTRLWIYSHHIYNKEKRKNILEWAKELSLTGFSMPGKPGVICVEGPQSACEEYWARAKRLTWKRILIRHREDTILDITNIDMETAMQMFRKFTDFEEKIFDVHGTKGNHMDLGQLYQFLNEKECGDVFQLYFGVEGRTL